TGTCTGCTTGTTTCTTGCGCTTTTCCGACAACAATCGACGAATGAAGACCAGCTCCACAATTTTCTCCAGCAGCCCAATTAGCCCAAGTACAGATAAACCAAGCAAAAATCCCAGCGAACCTCCAAGATCCGAGACGAACTGATTAAAATCGTATCCGTGAAACTCTTCGACGATCTAAGGTAAGGAgagaacaaacaacaaaccgaATGTTTAAAGAAAACCAACACTAACACTTGTGCTAGATGTGTACATACAGTGACCATTTTGGAAGTGTAGTACACCCAAAGCTGTGCAGCAGGAACACTGATGTGGAAGGGTTTACGGTTCATCACGGAGGCAGTgtagatggtggtggtgcagggTTGAAAGCATCCGCACTGCGTCCCATCTAGATCTTCCAGCTGGCGGTATAGTTTGATAAGCTGCTTCGTGCTTTCGGGATTATCGCAATCCCGAACCCCCAGCCCCGGCATCCAAGGTCCAGAACAGCCGACCGATTCTACTACTGCTTTCCAGTGACAAATTTCTCCACACTTGGGTTGGGAGAAAATTGTTATAAAAGCAGTTATAATCGATTGGAAGGTTTAATTAGTTACCTACCCTGGTGGAGCTTACGGAGGAAAACTCGACGCATTCGTTCTCGTAACTCGCCAACATGAAAAAGTGCTGAGTCGATAAACGAATTTCCATTTCTTCGTTCGCTTCGAGGTACAGGTATTCCACGCGACCGGACGATTGCATTCGATTTTCTGAAAGTATGCATTCCGCACAACGTTACAGGGTGGTTAGGTGGCATTTTAAATTACATATATTTGTTCCTCGTTTTTAGAGCAGATCATATGTACCAGTCGGTGCCCAATGTCGGTGTATTTTGACTTACCAGCAAATCCTTCGGTTTCGTCATGAATAAATACATGCCAGCCTGGTGGCATGTCACCAACGCTTACTCGCGTGTTGTTCGTATCATGCCGCAGCATGATCGAGAAGCCCGCCTCCTTCCAGGAATGCTTCGTTTTGGTTAACGGATTTAGCGTGTAGCACCGTCCCATGTCCAAGTGCAAACTTTCCTTCACTTCTATATCTATAAAAAGGGGAAAATAAGGCACATCACCaatcacaaaaaacacaaacatccaCGCAATTGCTTCGGAGCACTTGTACATACTTTTTGTATCACCGTTCAAGCCGTGCTGGATGAAAAACTCGCTATGATTATAGGTGGCTTCGTTAAATAGCTGCTCCAGCGAAGACTCGTCGAAGGGAAACCGATCGAACGAGTTGGTGTACTTGGGATGCATGGCCAGGTTGTACTTCGCCATTATGTCCGACTTGTACGCTGGCTCGCGGCAGAAGGTGATCGCGGGATATAGCATGGTGTCGTTCAGATCGAACCGCGAGTGAGTTGAGATTGGAGGATTGCACAGCTTTTTGAAACAGTCCGTCAGCTGATACATGACGACAATGCTGCAGATGAACAGCACTATCCCACGCACCAGACGCTTCGGATCGTGACACAGTGCGTGAAGCAGGTACCATAGTTTGTGTCTCACTTTCGCGACACTAACCATTATTATTGCAGCGGTCGTAGGTATAGATCGAGATGCTGAGAGTAGTACTGTCGGGTGATCATTTTTTAAGAAATAATTCACAATTCTTCCGCACTACTGACAAGAGTTTCACTGCGTTAGCTACACACCTTTTCCTAGGTTTACCGAAAGCTTAACCACATACTTTCTGCTTTTATATGAACGACGCTTGTTGATAAACTGCAATAGCTCGCGGGCATAAATCAGGGGTTTATCAGAATACACATTACAGTGCTGTTTATCTATTGGAAAACGAATCGTAAATCATCGTAAATGAAACGCTCGGCTATATCATGCTGTTTTCTGCTTGTTGATATCATTTGCACCGAAATATGTTACATACTTGAACGTTTTTTTATCGCAGATCATTCGCTTATTGATTTCCCAAATGATAATGATAGAGTGCCATGTAATGAACAATTTTCAGCATCAAAAAATTGTTGGTCAACGATATGGAACATGTAGTTCTCTTTGTGTTTCATGCCATTGGGCGTTTTAGACAATTAATACAAtatgaataaattatgaataaattgaatttgtaaatTTATGAATTTGTAGAATCTGTATGCATTTGTGCTTTATGTAATGCTTATGTTTGACGATTTTAACGTGCAATTTGAGCGATCACGTGTgcaaacgcctaaatgtagacAATAGAGTATGTATGGTGAGATAAGTGAATTTGGTGAATAACGAAATAATTAGCTTTAATGGCCCCAAATGCGagtgataaatttaaaatgtataaaattttaacgatttaattttttgatttttaaattgtgtACATAAATAAACGCCAAAAATTAAAccagtattaaaaaaaataattctatggtaataaaatcAGTTCAACTCCTAAGCTTATTGAACTTACATTAAGCTTGGTCGCTAGATGTCTCTCGTAGTCCTGATTTGAAGATGGCacaaatgtataaaaatataacaaatggaattcaataaaaaatcttttccTTATGATAACTGTGTATAAAGTAAATACAAATGGCTTATCTCtcagtaaaaaaacaattgagaaGCAGTAGCTAAATATTTGAATGACAGGGCTCTACtcaaaacatttgccttttaATGTTTTGCTGGGCAAGGTTTTGTGTATACAAAAATTCCGCTTACAATGTTAGCGGTTTCAATTGAAAGATGTTAGCAAAAATGGGTTAAGCAGGTTTGGGAAAGACAACATGATTCCATCTACATCCCAAGCTTTGATGTTCATCAAAGACGCTTTTACTTTgcagtcattttttttttctactcatCATTCGTGTGTGACCGAATACATCGAGGGGAACGGGTCAGACATACTGTTTTGCCATTTGCCCTGACCACTGCGATTCTATAACCCCATGAGGGAGAATTGTTTTTCTTAACTCGAAACGAAACACTACGCGTACACAGATGGTATGGTTAGAGGTGGTTGGTAAATTGACACGAAACATTTCTTTCGCGAACGGTTTTTATGTCGCGTTAGCGCCAACCGAGTACGATACCGTTTCGTTAAAACGGTTGTACAGGAAGAGAGCACACT
This sequence is a window from Anopheles merus strain MAF chromosome 3R, AmerM5.1, whole genome shotgun sequence. Protein-coding genes within it:
- the LOC121597755 gene encoding acid-sensing ion channel 4-A gives rise to the protein MVSVAKVRHKLWYLLHALCHDPKRLVRGIVLFICSIVVMYQLTDCFKKLCNPPISTHSRFDLNDTMLYPAITFCREPAYKSDIMAKYNLAMHPKYTNSFDRFPFDESSLEQLFNEATYNHSEFFIQHGLNGDTKNIEVKESLHLDMGRCYTLNPLTKTKHSWKEAGFSIMLRHDTNNTRVSVGDMPPGWHVFIHDETEGFAENRMQSSGRVEYLYLEANEEMEIRLSTQHFFMLASYENECVEFSSVSSTRCGEICHWKAVVESVGCSGPWMPGLGVRDCDNPESTKQLIKLYRQLEDLDGTQCGCFQPCTTTIYTASVMNRKPFHISVPAAQLWVYYTSKMVTIVEEFHGYDFNQFVSDLGGSLGFLLGLSVLGLIGLLEKIVELVFIRRLLSEKRKKQADKEVASNDRAESTTAEQRTNTSNHSDEVTPPEKGSPTGAILS